One segment of Psychromonas sp. psych-6C06 DNA contains the following:
- a CDS encoding M48 family metalloprotease, which translates to MFNKTIIISLYFILSLLSLPIKASNALPDIGTVGAGALTIEKEKEYGWAFRLMANQALPIIHDPVLNQYIQSLGQNIVSHADSVKLPFDFFLIQDNEINAAAFLGGNVKIHTGLFLYATNESELAGVVAHEVAHITQRHLARMLEQQSISNPASLAAMAGSILLALVSPAAGMAALSTTMAINMQSQINYTRLHEYEADRIGIMTLYNAGYDPYGMANFFGKLAEKYKYASMPPQMLSTHPLPETRLAEARLRAGQLDKKSIKLNANFQLSKARITVRFNNISATSAIDLYKSQLKNNRYQLKEAAEYGLALAYFKNKDYEQAHELAVQLFQSSPNNLFYIDFITDTLLALNKVDDAIELLAPYQQQSPQNSVFTLNLVVALQTAKQFAEAEQLLERFIRVHPEHILAHQLAIDLYKKMKNKAKEHATKAKYLALQGRFREASQEMGSALVFTKSKLDQARYSASIEQYKKQDLRLKSLQE; encoded by the coding sequence TTGTTTAACAAAACCATCATTATATCGCTTTACTTTATTTTATCGCTTTTATCTCTCCCCATTAAAGCGTCAAATGCATTACCAGATATCGGTACTGTCGGTGCGGGAGCACTGACTATCGAAAAAGAAAAAGAATATGGATGGGCATTTCGTTTAATGGCTAATCAAGCGCTACCTATTATTCACGATCCTGTTTTAAACCAATATATTCAAAGCCTAGGGCAAAATATTGTTTCACATGCAGATTCGGTAAAATTACCTTTCGACTTTTTTCTTATTCAAGATAATGAGATCAACGCGGCTGCATTCCTTGGCGGTAACGTAAAAATTCATACCGGATTATTTCTTTACGCAACCAATGAAAGCGAGCTTGCCGGCGTGGTTGCGCATGAGGTAGCACACATTACACAACGCCACCTTGCGCGTATGTTAGAGCAGCAATCTATTAGCAACCCAGCATCTCTAGCCGCCATGGCGGGTTCTATATTACTGGCCCTTGTTTCGCCAGCGGCTGGTATGGCGGCCTTGAGCACCACCATGGCGATCAATATGCAGTCGCAAATAAATTATACCCGCTTGCACGAATATGAAGCAGACCGAATCGGTATTATGACCCTTTATAACGCAGGATATGATCCTTACGGAATGGCAAATTTCTTTGGAAAACTCGCTGAGAAATATAAGTATGCATCCATGCCACCTCAGATGCTTTCAACTCACCCATTACCAGAAACACGTTTGGCAGAAGCGAGATTACGTGCAGGTCAATTAGATAAAAAGAGCATAAAACTCAATGCTAACTTTCAGCTCAGTAAAGCACGTATTACAGTAAGGTTTAATAATATTAGCGCAACAAGTGCGATCGACTTGTATAAAAGTCAGCTAAAAAATAATCGATATCAGCTCAAAGAAGCCGCTGAATATGGGTTAGCATTAGCTTACTTTAAAAATAAAGATTATGAACAAGCGCATGAATTAGCCGTACAATTATTTCAAAGTAGTCCTAATAACCTATTTTATATCGACTTCATTACCGATACTTTACTCGCATTAAATAAGGTAGACGATGCAATTGAATTACTAGCGCCCTATCAGCAACAATCACCTCAAAATTCAGTTTTTACCTTAAATTTAGTCGTTGCCTTACAAACGGCTAAACAGTTCGCCGAAGCTGAACAATTGCTAGAGAGATTTATTCGTGTACATCCAGAGCATATTCTTGCCCACCAATTGGCAATTGACCTTTATAAGAAAATGAAAAATAAAGCGAAAGAACATGCAACTAAAGCAAAATACTTAGCGCTTCAAGGACGATTTAGAGAAGCCAGCCAAGAGATGGGTAGTGCCTTAGTGTTTACAAAGAGTAAATTAGATCAAGCTCGTTATAGTGCGAG
- a CDS encoding sulfurtransferase TusA family protein — MNVLDLRSIRCPLALVTLKRELISTDDMKNSSLKLLFSTEPAMSDIILYLNKKCYQYQLMEEGEVFALIIFNRKKGNSKC; from the coding sequence ATGAACGTATTGGATTTACGCTCAATACGCTGCCCACTTGCATTAGTCACTTTAAAACGTGAACTTATATCGACAGATGATATGAAAAACAGTTCACTCAAACTTCTTTTTTCTACTGAGCCTGCAATGTCAGACATTATTTTATATTTAAATAAAAAGTGTTATCAGTATCAATTAATGGAAGAGGGTGAGGTATTTGCATTGATAATTTTTAACCGTAAAAAAGGTAACTCTAAATGTTAA
- a CDS encoding AI-2E family transporter, whose amino-acid sequence MLTQLASWYKNRFADPNLSVLFLLLTGAFFTVYFFGSILAPLFVALILAYMLEWPVNYLMRFKLNRTASTFVVMTIFISLAVFAFIGILPTVFKQGASLTRDLPNMFNQAQQYLVTLPSQYPDMIDTMTITLVVENIRSYILDSGGFLLSHSFTSLLNIAALIVYAILVPLMMVFMLKDKHQLILSVKKFLPDNIKLVEQVWIEMNGQIMNYIRGKVIEILIVGVATYFVFFFMDLRYSALLAVLVGLSVLIPYIGAAAVTVPVAVVALFQWGLSPDFVYLMIAYGIVQALDGNLIVPLLFSEAVNLHPVIIIIAVLVFGGLWGFWGVFFAIPLATLVKAVLNAWPTKEQLAQADANLELKNEVSAK is encoded by the coding sequence ATGTTAACACAGTTAGCGAGCTGGTATAAAAACCGCTTTGCAGATCCCAACCTTAGTGTCTTGTTTCTATTATTGACAGGGGCTTTTTTCACTGTTTACTTCTTCGGTAGTATCCTCGCGCCACTTTTTGTCGCATTAATACTTGCATATATGCTGGAATGGCCGGTTAATTATCTGATGCGTTTTAAGTTAAATCGTACAGCCTCTACTTTTGTAGTCATGACAATATTTATTTCCTTAGCTGTGTTTGCATTTATTGGCATCTTACCAACTGTTTTTAAACAGGGGGCATCATTGACGCGAGATTTACCGAATATGTTTAATCAGGCACAACAGTATTTGGTGACACTACCGAGTCAGTATCCGGATATGATTGATACCATGACTATCACACTCGTGGTTGAGAATATTAGAAGTTATATTTTAGATAGTGGAGGGTTTTTATTATCGCATTCTTTTACGTCACTATTAAATATTGCCGCTCTGATTGTATACGCTATTTTAGTGCCGTTGATGATGGTTTTTATGCTCAAAGATAAACATCAGCTAATTCTTAGTGTTAAAAAATTCTTACCCGATAATATTAAATTAGTTGAGCAAGTTTGGATTGAGATGAATGGTCAAATAATGAATTATATACGTGGTAAAGTGATCGAAATATTGATTGTCGGAGTCGCTACTTACTTTGTGTTTTTCTTTATGGACTTGCGCTATTCGGCGTTGTTAGCTGTATTAGTTGGTCTATCTGTATTGATCCCATATATTGGAGCGGCTGCTGTTACTGTCCCTGTTGCTGTTGTTGCACTTTTCCAATGGGGCTTATCTCCTGACTTTGTTTACTTAATGATAGCCTATGGCATTGTACAAGCACTAGATGGCAATTTAATTGTGCCGCTGCTCTTTTCTGAAGCTGTGAATTTACACCCTGTTATCATTATTATTGCGGTACTGGTTTTTGGTGGACTATGGGGATTCTGGGGAGTGTTTTTTGCAATTCCGTTAGCAACACTGGTCAAAGCAGTACTAAATGCTTGGCCAACCAAAGAGCAACTTGCTCAGGCAGATGCGAACCTCGAACTAAAGAATGAGGTTAGCGCTAAATAA
- a CDS encoding ABC transporter substrate-binding protein: protein MFLKMGKSTLCGLLGAALMSTVISPFAIADETNSKKNVLTLVSQFQPKWERNFNPFLASERVPTTMQFIYEPLIVFNDLKGGTAEYRLATGHRFASDLKSITFDIRDNVKWSDGTAFTADDVVFSLQLANKGGTLDPQGLAESITQVEKIGSSQVKVSLANIDTNIANKIVRAPIVAKHIWSTIDSPETFKNENPVGTGPFTKIEVFKESVYVQCRNPNYYDDKNLQVDCIKMPQISGNEQLLAAAIKGDLDWTSAFIPDIDEVLVAKNEHYNYWFPAAGSASFILNFKSPKATNRAAFNDVSFRRAFSMALDRKAIIELAGYGYWSVNNYPDALGDQFIAWSNPQVQNKYGKYNKYNLSAAKQLLTDSGYIDINGDGFVESPDGKRIKFRIMVPNGWSDFINTVQIAVEGLKEVGINATVSTPDFGIMVDKMKEARFDAAFTNYFAGPNPYRYYFTAFHSSQMDKDRFAAHHHVDMELDKLIDSFTQTADKIEQLAIMHDIQERIAANQTTIPTMSTNYNYQYNTKRYTGWFNEQNPGGMPAVWPDTPERLLHVLSLKPVQ, encoded by the coding sequence ATGTTTTTAAAAATGGGAAAAAGCACACTCTGTGGCTTATTAGGCGCCGCATTAATGAGTACAGTCATCTCACCCTTCGCGATCGCCGATGAGACGAATAGCAAAAAAAATGTACTTACTTTGGTGTCACAATTCCAACCTAAATGGGAAAGAAATTTCAATCCATTTTTAGCATCAGAGCGTGTTCCAACCACCATGCAATTTATTTATGAACCCTTAATTGTATTTAACGATTTAAAAGGTGGAACTGCAGAATATCGACTTGCTACCGGTCATAGGTTTGCTAGCGATTTAAAAAGTATCACTTTCGATATTAGGGATAATGTCAAGTGGTCAGATGGAACAGCATTCACTGCAGATGATGTCGTTTTTTCTCTACAGCTAGCCAATAAAGGTGGCACATTAGATCCACAAGGGCTAGCAGAAAGCATTACTCAAGTTGAAAAAATAGGTAGTAGTCAAGTTAAAGTGTCATTAGCAAACATCGATACTAATATCGCCAATAAAATTGTTCGTGCCCCGATTGTTGCTAAACATATCTGGTCAACTATCGATTCACCAGAAACCTTCAAAAATGAAAACCCCGTTGGCACAGGCCCGTTTACAAAAATAGAAGTCTTTAAAGAAAGTGTCTACGTGCAGTGCCGTAATCCCAATTACTACGATGATAAAAACCTGCAGGTCGATTGCATTAAAATGCCACAGATAAGTGGAAACGAGCAATTACTGGCAGCAGCTATTAAAGGTGATCTGGATTGGACCTCTGCGTTTATCCCTGATATTGACGAAGTTCTTGTGGCTAAAAATGAGCATTATAATTATTGGTTTCCAGCAGCAGGTAGCGCTTCATTTATATTGAACTTTAAGTCGCCGAAAGCAACTAATCGCGCTGCATTTAATGATGTTAGTTTTAGACGTGCGTTTTCAATGGCACTAGATCGTAAAGCGATTATTGAATTGGCGGGTTATGGCTACTGGTCAGTCAATAATTACCCTGATGCGCTTGGTGATCAATTTATTGCATGGTCAAACCCTCAGGTACAAAATAAATATGGCAAGTACAACAAATATAATCTGTCGGCTGCAAAACAACTACTAACCGACAGCGGTTATATTGATATTAATGGCGATGGTTTTGTAGAGTCGCCAGATGGAAAACGTATTAAGTTTCGAATCATGGTACCAAACGGTTGGTCTGACTTTATTAATACAGTACAAATTGCTGTTGAGGGGTTAAAAGAGGTTGGCATTAATGCCACGGTTTCGACTCCAGACTTTGGAATAATGGTCGATAAGATGAAAGAGGCGCGATTTGATGCAGCTTTCACCAACTACTTTGCAGGACCCAACCCATACCGTTATTACTTCACTGCATTCCACTCATCACAAATGGATAAAGATCGTTTTGCGGCTCACCACCATGTAGATATGGAGCTAGATAAGCTTATCGATTCATTTACGCAAACAGCAGATAAAATTGAACAGCTTGCAATTATGCACGATATACAAGAGCGTATCGCAGCAAATCAAACCACTATTCCAACGATGAGTACCAACTATAACTATCAATACAACACTAAACGTTATACTGGTTGGTTTAACGAGCAAAACCCAGGTGGAATGCCAGCAGTATGGCCTGATACACCTGAGCGTTTATTACATGTGTTAAGCTTAAAGCCAGTACAGTAA
- a CDS encoding SulP family inorganic anion transporter yields MDVFEFPNVSKSSIKNDVLSGLTVALALVPEAVAFAFVAGVDPMVGLYAAFMVGLITSIFGGRPGMISGATGAMAVVMVSLVSEHGLQYLFAAVLLAGLLQVIFGVFHLGKFIRMVPHSVMIGFVNGLAIVIFLAQLGQFKVKNAAGELEWLQGSALYIMLALALLTMLIIHFLPKLTTAIPSTLVAIVVVTLLVYFVPALETRTVVDFLRSMSGDESATIAGSLPTFAIPTVPFSLETLYIILPYALILAAVGLIESLLTLTVVDEMTGTRGRANKECIAQGASNMVNGVFGGMGGCAMIGQSMININSGGRGRLSGITAALGLLAFILFASGLIEVVPLAALVGVMFIVVLGTFEWASFKMMSNVPKKDAFVIVLVSAVTVMTDLAIAVFVGVIVSALVFAWEHARHIHVVSHVDEEKDEKLYRVNGPLFFGSTSNFLELFDIKNDPHHVIVDFASSRVVDQSAIEAISTLTERYRREGRKIHIRHLSRDCRKLLHKAGVLVEVNVLEDPSYKVASDTLG; encoded by the coding sequence ATGGACGTGTTTGAGTTCCCCAATGTTAGTAAAAGCAGTATAAAAAATGATGTGTTATCAGGTTTAACCGTTGCCCTCGCACTTGTGCCAGAAGCGGTTGCTTTTGCATTCGTTGCTGGTGTTGACCCAATGGTTGGTCTTTATGCCGCCTTTATGGTGGGATTAATTACCTCAATTTTTGGTGGCCGTCCAGGCATGATCTCTGGTGCCACTGGTGCGATGGCTGTAGTCATGGTGTCACTTGTTTCGGAACATGGCCTGCAATATCTTTTTGCTGCGGTGTTGTTAGCCGGTTTATTACAAGTAATTTTTGGTGTTTTTCATTTGGGTAAGTTTATTCGAATGGTGCCACATTCAGTGATGATTGGCTTTGTAAATGGCCTCGCCATTGTTATTTTTTTGGCCCAGCTTGGGCAGTTTAAAGTTAAAAATGCGGCAGGAGAGCTAGAATGGCTTCAGGGCTCAGCACTTTATATCATGCTCGCACTCGCTCTCCTCACTATGCTTATAATCCATTTTTTGCCTAAGTTGACAACAGCAATTCCATCAACCTTGGTTGCGATAGTTGTTGTAACGTTACTGGTTTATTTTGTGCCTGCTCTTGAAACGCGTACAGTTGTTGATTTCTTGCGTTCAATGTCGGGCGATGAAAGCGCAACAATTGCTGGCTCGTTACCAACCTTTGCAATTCCAACAGTCCCTTTCTCGTTAGAAACGTTATACATCATTTTACCTTATGCTTTAATTTTAGCTGCCGTTGGTTTAATTGAGTCGTTACTGACTTTAACGGTGGTCGATGAAATGACGGGAACACGTGGCCGTGCAAATAAAGAGTGTATTGCACAGGGCGCTTCAAATATGGTTAACGGTGTCTTTGGCGGTATGGGGGGCTGTGCGATGATAGGGCAATCGATGATCAATATTAATTCTGGTGGGCGTGGCCGTCTCTCTGGTATTACTGCTGCTCTGGGCTTACTGGCTTTTATCTTGTTTGCTTCGGGCTTAATCGAAGTCGTTCCACTGGCAGCATTAGTTGGTGTGATGTTTATTGTTGTGCTTGGTACTTTTGAATGGGCTTCATTTAAGATGATGTCTAATGTGCCTAAAAAAGATGCTTTTGTGATTGTTTTGGTAAGTGCAGTGACAGTTATGACTGATTTAGCTATTGCCGTTTTTGTTGGTGTTATTGTTTCTGCATTAGTTTTTGCATGGGAGCATGCTCGTCATATTCATGTTGTAAGTCATGTGGATGAAGAAAAAGATGAAAAACTATATCGTGTAAACGGCCCTTTGTTTTTTGGTTCTACCAGTAACTTCTTAGAGTTGTTCGATATTAAAAATGATCCACATCATGTTATTGTTGACTTTGCAAGTTCGCGTGTTGTTGATCAATCTGCTATTGAAGCGATCAGTACTTTGACCGAGCGTTATCGTCGAGAGGGACGAAAAATCCATATTCGCCACTTAAGCCGAGATTGCCGTAAATTATTACATAAAGCAGGTGTGCTGGTTGAAGTTAATGTATTAGAAGATCCATCTTATAAAGTGGCTTCTGATACACTCGGTTAA
- the pfkA gene encoding 6-phosphofructokinase, with product MIKKIGILTSGGDAPGMNPAIRAVVRSCLANDIEVYGVYDGYAGLHADRIEKLERRSVSDIINRGGTFLGSARFPEFKEESVRREAIKNLEKHGIEALVVVGGDGSYMGAKKLSEMGYPCIGIPGTIDNDIAGTDYTIGFMTCLNTIVDAVDRLRDTSSSHNRISIVEIMGRYCGDLTLWASVAGGSEYVIVPEKGFDEEELLEQLAHGEAKGKKHAIIAITEHVTDVNELAKRIEEKTKRETRATILGHIQRGGAPMAFDRVLASRMGAFSVELLMKGESARCIGIQNGKMVHHDIIHCLEEMKRPFREDLFDLSKDLF from the coding sequence GTGATTAAAAAAATTGGAATTTTAACAAGTGGTGGTGATGCACCTGGTATGAACCCTGCAATTCGTGCAGTTGTACGTAGCTGTTTAGCGAATGATATTGAGGTTTACGGTGTTTATGATGGATATGCCGGATTACATGCAGATAGAATTGAAAAATTAGAGCGTCGCTCTGTTTCAGATATTATCAACCGTGGTGGTACGTTCTTAGGTAGTGCACGTTTCCCAGAGTTTAAAGAGGAAAGTGTTCGTAGAGAAGCAATTAAAAACCTTGAAAAACATGGTATCGAAGCGCTTGTTGTTGTTGGCGGTGACGGATCTTACATGGGAGCGAAGAAACTAAGTGAAATGGGTTACCCATGTATTGGTATTCCAGGCACAATCGATAATGATATCGCAGGGACAGATTACACAATAGGCTTCATGACCTGTTTGAATACTATTGTGGATGCAGTAGACCGACTACGTGATACTTCATCATCTCATAATCGTATCTCTATCGTCGAAATTATGGGACGTTACTGTGGTGATTTAACCCTTTGGGCGTCGGTTGCTGGTGGTAGTGAATATGTAATTGTTCCTGAAAAAGGCTTTGATGAAGAAGAGTTGCTAGAGCAACTTGCACACGGTGAAGCTAAGGGCAAAAAACACGCTATTATTGCTATCACTGAACATGTGACCGATGTTAATGAGCTAGCAAAACGCATCGAAGAGAAAACGAAACGTGAAACACGAGCAACAATCTTGGGACATATTCAACGTGGTGGTGCGCCGATGGCTTTTGACCGCGTATTAGCAAGTCGCATGGGGGCTTTCAGTGTTGAACTACTGATGAAAGGTGAAAGTGCACGTTGTATCGGTATTCAAAATGGTAAAATGGTTCACCATGATATCATTCACTGTTTAGAAGAGATGAAACGTCCATTCCGTGAAGATTTATTTGATCTATCAAAAGATCTATTCTAA
- a CDS encoding UPF0149 family protein, with protein sequence MNNFERLEQIYQVNEISEHCVDINFAYAFVCAMACCELELEQWMPSLFLNGISDFSNATLATEFANAILAIYEQSERDYSNTAELNIDAIVLADERRVHAYANGYLQAMILFDNLEINTFCEGSPEANLQHTCLLLLDKLTFNEEVDEQKKAVFAQLPEYSEIIALLPTLLGRYGQQCKLAKAQ encoded by the coding sequence GTGAATAATTTCGAAAGGTTAGAACAAATTTATCAGGTAAATGAAATTTCTGAGCATTGTGTCGATATCAATTTTGCCTATGCTTTTGTATGCGCAATGGCCTGCTGTGAATTGGAATTAGAGCAATGGATGCCATCTTTATTTTTGAATGGTATTAGCGATTTTTCTAATGCCACGTTAGCTACTGAGTTTGCAAACGCTATTCTTGCTATTTATGAGCAATCTGAGCGCGATTATAGTAATACAGCTGAGTTAAATATCGATGCTATTGTATTAGCGGATGAACGCAGAGTGCATGCATATGCAAACGGTTATTTACAGGCAATGATATTGTTTGATAACTTAGAAATTAATACTTTTTGTGAAGGCTCTCCAGAGGCTAATTTACAACATACTTGTCTATTACTCCTTGATAAATTAACGTTTAATGAAGAGGTTGATGAGCAGAAAAAAGCTGTTTTTGCACAGCTTCCAGAGTACAGTGAAATTATCGCATTATTACCCACATTGCTAGGTCGTTACGGGCAACAGTGTAAACTGGCTAAAGCACAATGA
- a CDS encoding TIGR01621 family pseudouridine synthase: MNTEQKYFSLVAENEFFVIINKLNNVNFHSEDGEYGVVVALEKRLKRKLYSVHRLDKMTSGLLILAKSSIVANDLSILFKTQQIEKYYLAISDKKPKKKQGLIKGGMEKSRRSMWKLTPSKENLAITQFFSFPLSEGKRLFVVKPKTGKTHQIRVALKSISSAICGDHIYADKDNQYDRGYLHAYGIAFNLYGHDYRFSCLPETGTLFLQTVFLAQLDSIGDVRQLSWPKV, from the coding sequence ATGAATACAGAGCAGAAATACTTTTCTTTAGTGGCAGAAAATGAATTTTTTGTGATTATTAATAAGCTTAATAATGTTAATTTTCATAGTGAAGATGGCGAATATGGCGTAGTCGTAGCGCTTGAAAAGCGTCTAAAGCGAAAACTATATAGCGTGCACCGACTTGATAAAATGACTTCGGGTCTATTGATATTGGCAAAGTCTTCAATCGTAGCCAATGATTTGTCAATATTGTTTAAAACGCAACAGATAGAAAAATATTATTTAGCTATCAGTGACAAGAAACCTAAGAAGAAACAGGGATTGATAAAAGGTGGCATGGAAAAATCACGTCGCTCAATGTGGAAGCTGACTCCGAGTAAAGAAAACCTTGCTATAACACAATTTTTCAGTTTCCCATTAAGTGAAGGTAAGCGGTTATTTGTGGTCAAGCCTAAAACGGGTAAAACACACCAAATTCGTGTTGCACTCAAAAGTATCAGTAGTGCGATATGTGGTGATCATATCTATGCTGATAAAGATAATCAGTATGATAGAGGGTATTTGCATGCCTATGGCATCGCCTTTAACCTCTATGGGCATGATTACCGTTTCAGTTGCTTGCCAGAAACTGGGACATTATTTTTGCAAACCGTGTTTTTAGCACAGTTAGATAGTATTGGTGATGTTAGACAATTATCTTGGCCAAAAGTTTAA
- a CDS encoding EAL domain-containing protein: MSDFMIQIIEDDEITDLDADQNNDLYWKVAIVDDDQGVHDVTRLALSGVKILGRKLEFICAMSGKEGADLLTNHPDCAVVLLDVVMETSDAGLLLADTIRNQLKMENVQIILRTGQPGYCPEEEVITRYEINDYKTKNELTRDKLFTSLATAIRSYSQLVALNESKKGLRNVIQASASLMKERSVHAFANGVLQQINALFNLSAQGMFCVSQTPSKGPAELIDGPNNHYFVVATSPQFNNFYGKELQDVQRGQAVTIANKTLHKKDNIIEKEFCSLYLSTPSGWEGVVVINSPFNLTDLDEELLKLFCFNVSLGLENAKFFTHLNDAAFFDSLTGLYNRNGFIENAPRIAKLAKRNLSLFIVDIDYFHEIIESLGFEFGNLVLASFTSSLNRDFLSDGIIARLHSDVFALLLPDTQWLYRDITKQCSKPFMVNNNSLRLGVTVGAANCDIRVEKLDIELLLRHAEIALKVAKEHQRGVGQLFEAKFEDDKRAHLDILADLRTGLVKQELFMVLQPKVSMSRGDVVGYEALIRWEHPVKGMISPNAFIPIAEQSGLYFDIDMYVLRKSFEVIEKNPQICKPISVNISANSLHHCDFISEVKQIMTEKNFNIEQIEIEVTENALVRSDMAIKHLRDLKALGFVLCLDDFGAGYSSLSYLLKLPLDVIKIDRTFVTHIEKGTKALAVLEGMLQICQNLDMRVVVEGVETQEQADLLMSLNADIAQGFLYYKPLTIAQVLDDAL, translated from the coding sequence GTGAGTGATTTTATGATCCAAATAATTGAAGACGACGAAATCACTGATCTGGATGCTGATCAAAATAATGATTTATATTGGAAAGTCGCTATTGTTGATGACGATCAAGGGGTACACGATGTTACGCGATTAGCCCTTTCTGGTGTAAAAATACTGGGCAGAAAGCTTGAATTTATTTGTGCAATGTCAGGTAAAGAGGGGGCAGATTTACTTACCAATCATCCAGATTGTGCGGTTGTTTTACTTGATGTTGTGATGGAAACTTCAGATGCTGGTTTATTACTTGCTGATACCATTCGTAATCAATTAAAAATGGAAAATGTGCAAATTATTTTGCGTACAGGTCAACCTGGATATTGTCCCGAAGAAGAAGTGATCACACGCTATGAAATCAATGACTATAAAACCAAAAACGAACTAACCCGAGATAAGCTTTTTACCTCACTCGCAACGGCGATTCGTTCATATAGTCAATTAGTGGCATTGAATGAAAGTAAGAAGGGGCTAAGAAATGTCATTCAAGCTTCTGCTAGTTTGATGAAGGAACGCTCTGTTCATGCTTTTGCTAATGGTGTGCTACAACAAATCAATGCCTTATTTAATTTATCAGCACAGGGCATGTTTTGTGTTTCTCAGACCCCTTCAAAAGGGCCTGCTGAGTTAATAGATGGACCAAATAATCACTACTTTGTAGTAGCAACATCGCCACAATTTAATAACTTTTATGGAAAAGAGTTACAAGATGTTCAGCGTGGGCAGGCTGTAACAATAGCAAATAAGACTTTGCATAAAAAAGACAACATAATTGAAAAAGAGTTTTGTAGCCTTTATCTTTCTACGCCATCAGGCTGGGAAGGGGTAGTTGTTATTAATAGCCCTTTCAATTTAACCGATTTAGATGAAGAATTACTGAAACTTTTTTGTTTTAATGTTTCGCTAGGCTTAGAAAATGCGAAATTTTTCACTCACCTTAATGATGCTGCTTTTTTTGATAGCTTAACTGGTTTATATAACCGTAATGGTTTTATTGAGAATGCCCCTCGCATTGCTAAATTAGCTAAGCGTAACTTATCGCTTTTTATCGTTGACATTGATTACTTCCATGAAATTATAGAAAGCTTAGGTTTTGAATTTGGCAATCTCGTTCTAGCCTCTTTTACCTCATCACTAAATCGTGACTTTTTATCTGACGGGATCATTGCTCGGTTACATTCTGATGTGTTTGCTTTATTACTGCCTGATACCCAATGGTTATATCGAGACATTACTAAACAATGTTCAAAACCTTTTATGGTTAATAATAATTCGCTACGTTTAGGTGTAACTGTCGGTGCCGCAAACTGTGATATACGTGTTGAAAAATTGGATATAGAGCTGTTATTAAGACATGCAGAAATAGCCCTTAAGGTTGCCAAGGAGCACCAGCGGGGGGTAGGGCAATTATTTGAAGCAAAATTTGAAGATGATAAGCGCGCCCACCTTGATATATTGGCAGATCTTCGAACTGGTTTAGTTAAGCAAGAACTATTTATGGTGTTACAACCTAAGGTATCGATGAGCCGAGGCGATGTTGTCGGTTATGAAGCACTTATTCGTTGGGAGCATCCTGTAAAAGGGATGATTTCGCCAAATGCATTTATCCCTATCGCTGAACAATCTGGTTTGTATTTCGATATCGATATGTACGTTCTGAGGAAATCTTTTGAAGTAATCGAAAAAAATCCACAAATTTGTAAACCAATTTCAGTAAATATTTCAGCTAATTCATTACATCATTGTGACTTTATCAGTGAAGTTAAACAAATCATGACAGAGAAAAACTTTAATATCGAACAGATTGAAATTGAAGTAACTGAAAATGCGTTAGTTCGAAGTGATATGGCGATTAAACATCTTAGGGACCTTAAGGCTTTAGGGTTTGTTCTTTGCTTAGATGATTTTGGTGCGGGCTATTCATCGCTTTCATATTTACTTAAACTGCCATTAGATGTCATTAAAATTGATCGTACTTTTGTTACTCATATTGAAAAAGGAACTAAGGCGCTTGCTGTATTGGAAGGAATGTTACAAATATGTCAAAACCTTGATATGCGTGTTGTAGTGGAGGGGGTGGAAACACAAGAGCAGGCCGATCTATTAATGTCTTTAAATGCAGATATTGCACAGGGGTTTTTATATTATAAACCACTAACTATTGCGCAAGTGTTAGATGATGCGTTGTAA